Proteins encoded within one genomic window of Candidatus Binataceae bacterium:
- a CDS encoding DsbA family protein codes for MALSADQPVELDLSGDNHPAIGPSNAPFTIVEFSDFECPNCRRLEPTLIELRKGYGDKLRLVWFDFPLPAHSHALIAAIAARCAGEQHQFWPYHDALMSGREGLGAGNLLDLADRLGLDPSNFRQCLAERKYQGVVESDIDTGDALGLSGTPTLIINGRVYTGGLTVPEIKSTIAGASKQRQTNQ; via the coding sequence TTGGCGTTGTCGGCTGATCAGCCGGTCGAACTTGATCTTTCAGGCGACAATCATCCCGCCATCGGACCGTCAAATGCGCCGTTCACGATCGTCGAGTTCTCGGATTTCGAATGCCCGAATTGCCGACGGCTCGAACCGACGCTTATCGAACTGCGCAAGGGCTATGGCGATAAGCTCAGACTCGTCTGGTTTGATTTCCCGCTCCCTGCACATTCCCACGCGCTCATTGCCGCAATCGCCGCGCGATGTGCCGGTGAGCAGCATCAGTTCTGGCCGTATCACGATGCGCTGATGAGCGGGCGCGAGGGGCTTGGCGCAGGCAACCTGTTAGACCTCGCCGATCGCCTCGGACTCGATCCCAGCAATTTCCGGCAATGCCTTGCGGAGCGGAAATACCAGGGCGTCGTCGAGTCCGACATCGACACGGGCGACGCGCTCGGCCTGTCGGGCACGCCAACACTAATAATCAACGGTCGCGTATACACCGGCGGCCTCACCGTCCCGGAAATCAAATCGACAATCGCGGGCGCATCGAAGCAGCGGCAGACTAACCAGTAA